A window from Nomascus leucogenys isolate Asia chromosome 24, Asia_NLE_v1, whole genome shotgun sequence encodes these proteins:
- the RERE gene encoding arginine-glutamic acid dipeptide repeats protein isoform X4 yields the protein MFKPVKEEDDGLSGKHSMRTRRSRGSMSTLRSGRKKQPASPDGRTSPINEDIRSSGRNSPSAASTSSNDSKAETLKKSAKKVKEEASSPLKSNKRQREKVASDTEEADRTSSKKTKTQEISRPNSPSEGEGESSDSRSVNDEGSSDPKDIDQDNRSTSPSIPSPQDNESDSDSSAQQQMLQAQPPALQAPTGVTPAPSSAPPGTPQLPTPGSMPSATAVPPQGSPTASQAPNQPQAPSAPVPHTHIQQAPALHPQRPPSPHPPPHPSPHPPLQPLTGSAGQPSAPSHAQPPLHSQGPPGPHSLQAGPLLQHPGPPQPFGLPTQASQGQAPLGTSPSAAHPHASLQLPASQSALQSQQPPREQPLPPAPLAMPHIKPPPTTPIPQLPAPQAHKHPPHLSGPSPFSMNANLPPPPALKPLSSLSTHHPPSAHPPPLQLMPQSQPLPSSPAQPPGLTQSQNLPPPPASHPPTGLHQVAPQPPFAQHPFVPGGPPPITPPTCSSTSTPPAGPSTSAQPPCSGAVASGGSIAGGSSCPLPTVQIKEEALDDAEEPESPPPPPRSPSPEPTVVDTPSHASQSARFYKHLDRGYNSCARTDLYFMPLAGSKLAKKREEAIEKAKREAEQKAREEREREKEKEKEREREREREREAERAAKASSSAHEGRLSDPQLSGPGHLRPSFEPPPTTIAAVPPYIGPDTPALRTLSEYARPHVMSPTNRNHPFYMPLNPTDPLLAYHMPGLYNVDPTIRERELREREIREREIRERELRERMKPGFEVKPPELDPLHPAANPMEHFARHSALTIPPTAGPHPFASFHPGLNPLERERLALAGPQLRPEMSYPDRLAAERIHAERMASLTSDPLARLQMFNVTPHHHQHSHIHSHLHLHQQDPLHQGSAGPVHPLVDPLTAGPHLARFPYPPGTLPNPLLGQPPHEHEMLRHPVFGTPYPRDLPGAIPPPMSAAHQLQAMHAQSAELQRLAMEQQWLHGHPHMHGGHLPSQEDYYSRLKKEGDKQL from the exons ATGTTCAAACCCGTCAAGGAAGAGGATGATGGGCTCAGTGGGAAGCATAGCATGAGGACACGGCGGAGTCGGGGCTCG ATGTCGACACTACGCAGTGGTCGGAAGAAGCAGCCAGCCAGCCCTGATGGTCGCACCTCACCCATCAATGAAGACATCCGCTCCAGTGGCCGGAACTCCCCCAGCGCTGCCAGCACCTCCAGCAATGACAGCAAAGCAGAGACCCTGAAGAAGTCGGCCAAG aaggtgaaggaggaagccTCTTCCCCTCTTAAGAGTAACAAACGCCAGCGGGAGAAGGTGGCCTCTGATACGGAGGAGGCTGACAGGACCAGCTCCAAGAAGACAAAAACGCAG GAGATCAGCAGGCCCAACTCGCCATCTGAAGGTGAGGGAGAGAGTTCAGACAGTCGCAGCGTCAATGATGAGGGTAGCAGTGACCCCAAAGACATCGACCAGGACAATCGCAGCACGTCCCCGAGCATCCCCAGCCCCCAGGACAATGAGAGTGACTCGGACTCGTCAGCCCAGCAGCAGATGCTGcaggcccagcccccagccttgcAGGCTCCCACTGGGGTCACCCCAGCTCCCTCCTCAGCTCCTCCAGGGACCCCTCAGCTGCCCACGCCAGGGTCCATGCCCTCTGCCACTGCAGTTCCCCCACAGGGCTCCCCCACGGCCTCCCAGGCCCCTAACCAGCCACAGGCTCCCTCAGCACCTGTTCCCCACACCCACATCCAACAGGCACCGGCCCTGCACCCCCAGCGGCCGCCCTCACCGCATCCCCCACCACATCCCTCGCCACAccccccactgcagcctctgactggGTCAGCGGGCCAGCCCTCTGCACCCTCTCACGCCCAGCCCCCCCTGCACAGTCAGGGCCCACCCGGCCCTCACAGCCTGCAGGCTGGGCCCCTGCTGCAGCACCCAGGCCCCCCACAGCCCTTTGGCCTCCCTACCCAGGCCTCCCAAGGCCAGGCCCCTCTGGGGACCTCCCCATCAGCAGCGCACCCTCACGCCTCCCTGCAGCTGCCAGCCTCTCAGTCGGCGCTGCAGTCCCAACAGCCTCCACGGGAGCAGCCCCTGCCGCCAGCGCCCTTGGCCATGCCCCACATCAAGCCCCCTCCCACCACTCCCATCCCCCAGCTGCCGGCGCCACAGGCCCACAAGCACCCTCCCCACCTCTCGGGGCCCTCGCCCTTCTCCATGAATGCCAACCTGCCACCCCCTCCAGCCCTGAAGCCCCTGAGCTCCCTGTCCACACACCACCCCCCATCGgctcaccccccacccctgcagctCATGCCTCAGAGCCAGCCATTGCCCTCCTCACCCGCCCAGCCCCCTGGGCTGACCCAGAGCCAGAACCTGcccccgcctcccgcctcccacCCCCCTACAGGCCTCCACCAGGTGGCCCCCCAGCCCCCGTTTGCTCAGCACCCCTTTGTCCCTGGAGGCCCTCCTCCCATCACTCCTCCGACCTGCTCCTCCACCTCTACCCCACCGGCGGGACCCAGCACCTCGGCCCAGCCACCCTGCTCTGGTGCGGTGGCTTCAGGAGGCAGCATAGCGGGGGGGTCATCCTGCCCACTCCCCACCGTCCAGATCAAGGAGGAGGCTCTGGACGACGCTGAGGAGCCTGAgagcccccctcccccaccaaggAGCCCGTCCCCTGAGCCCACTGTGGTGGACACCCCCAGCCACGCCAGCCAGTCAGCTAG GTTCTACAAACACCTGGACCGGGGCTACAACTCGTGTGCACGGACAGACCTGTATTTCATGCCTCTGGCCGGGTCCAAGCTGGCCAAGAAGAGGGAGGAGGCCATTGAGAAGGCCAAGCGCGAGGCTGAGCAGAAAGCCCGAGAGGAGCGAGAgcgggagaaggaaaaggagaaggagcgGGAGCGGGAGCGAGAGCGGGAGCGCGAGGCAGAGCGGGCAGCT AAGGCATCCAGCTCAGCGCATGAAGGTCGCCTTAGTGACCCCCAGCTCAGTGGTCCTGGCCACCTGCGGCCATCCTTCGAGCCACCACCAACCACCATTGCTGCCGTGCCCCCCTACATCGGGCCGGACACACCTGCCCTTCGGACTCTGAGCGAGTACGCCCGGCCCCACGTCATGTCGCCCACCAACCGCAACCACCCCTTCTACATGCCCCTTAACCCCACGGACCCCCTGCTGGCCTACCACATGCCTGGCCTCTACAACGTCGACCCCACCATCCGCGAGCGGGAGCTCCGGGAGCGGGAGATCCGAGAGCGGGAGATCCGGGAGCGTGAGCTGCGGGAGAGGATGAAGCCGGGCTTTGAGGTGAAGCCCCCAGAGCTGGACCCCTTGCACCCAGCCGCCAACCCCATGGAGCACTTTGCCCGGCACAGCGCCCTCACCATCCCCCCGACCGCCGGGCCCCACCCTTTTGCTTCTTTCCACCCGGGCCTGAACCCCTTGGAGAGGGAGAGACTGGCCCTGGCGGGCCCCCAGCTGCGGCCCGAGATGAGCTACCCTGACAGACTGGCAGCCGAGCGTATCCACGCAGAGCGCATGGCATCGCTGACCAGTGATCCCCTGGCCCGACTGCAGATGTTCAACGTGACTCCGCACCATCACCAGCACTCTCACATtcactcccacctccacctccaccagcaGGACCCCCTCCACCAAG GTTCAGCAGGCCCCGTTCACCCGCTGGTCGACCCCCTGACTGCCGGCCCCCACCTGGCTCGCTTCCCCTACCCACCTGGCACTCTCCCCAACCCTCTGCTTGGACAGCCGCCCCATGAGCACGAGATGCTTCGCCATCCAGTTTTCG GCACCCCCTACCCCCGAGACCTGCCTGGGGCCATCCCACCCCCCATGTCAGCAGCCCATCAGCTGCAGGCCATGCACGCCCAGTCGGCCGAGCTGCAGAGACTGGCCATGGagcagcagtggctgcatggACACCCCCACATGCATGGTGGCCACCTACCAAGTCAGGAAGATTATTACAG TCGACTGAAGAAAGAAGGTGACAAGCAGttataa